A section of the Oncorhynchus gorbuscha isolate QuinsamMale2020 ecotype Even-year linkage group LG06, OgorEven_v1.0, whole genome shotgun sequence genome encodes:
- the LOC124037792 gene encoding F-box-like/WD repeat-containing protein TBL1XR1 isoform X2: MSISSDEVNFLVYRYLQESGFSHSAFTFGIESHISQSNINGALVPPAALISIIQKGLQYVEAEVSINEDGTLFDGRPIESLSLIDAVMPDVVQTRQQAYRDKLAQQQAAQAPPATTTNLAANAKNGENTANGEENGAHTLANNHVDMMEVDGNVAIPQNKALVLRGHESEVFICAWNPVSDLLASGSGDSTARIWNLSDSSSTQLVLRHCIREGGQDVPSNKDVTSLDWNSEGTLLATGSYDGFARIWTKDGNLASTLGQHKGPIFALKWNKKGNFILSAGVDKTTIIWDAHTGEAKQQFPFHSAPALDVDWQSNNTFASCSTDMCIHVCKLGQDRPIKTFQGHTNEVNAIKWDPTGNLLASCSDDMTLKIWSMKQDTCVHDLQAHSKEIYTIKWSPTGPGTNNPNANLMLASASFDSTVRLWDVDRGICIHTLTKHQEPVYSVAFSPDGRHLASGSFDKCVHIWNTQTGALVHSYRGTGGIFEVCWNAAGDKVGASASDGSVCVLDLRK, translated from the exons ATGAGCATAAGCAGTGATGAGGTCAACTTTCTTGTGTACAGATACCTACAGGAGTCAG GATTTTCCCACTCAGCCTTCACGTTTGGCATAGAGAGCCACATCAGCCAGTCCAACATCAATGGAGCCCTGGTGCCCCCTGCTGCCCTCATCTCCATCATACAGAAGGGCCTGCAGTACGTGGAGGCCGAAGTCAGCATTAATGAG GACGGTACGCTGTTCGACGGACGGCCGATCGAGTCCCTGTCGCTCATCGACGCGGTAATGCCGGATGTGGTGCAGACACGGCAGCAGGCCTACCGAGACAAGCTGGCCCAGCAGCAGGCAGCCCAGGCCCCCCCGGCCACCACCACCAACTTGGCGGCCAATGCCAAGAACGGAGAGAACACGGCCAACGGCGAGGAGAACGGAGCTCACACCTTAGCTA ACAACCACGTCGACATGATGGAGGTGGATGGGAATGTGGCAATTCCCCAGAACAAAGCCTTGGTGCTCCGAGGTCACGAGTCAGAGGTGTTCATCTGCGCCTGGAACCCTGTCTCCGACCTGCTTGCATCTGG GTCTGGGGACTCGACGGCACGGATCTGGAACCTGAGTGACAGCAGCTCCACACAGCTTGTACTGAGGCACTGCATACGGGAGGGAGGTCAGGACGTCCCCAGCAACAAAGACGTCACATCATTAGACTGGAAC AGTGAGGGTACGTTACTAGCAACCGGCTCATATGATGGATTTGCCAGGATATGGACAAAGGATG GTAATCTTGCAAGTACCCTGGGTCAACACAAAGGTCCCATTTTTGCATTAAAATGGAACAAAAAAGGAAACTTTATTCTTAGTGCCGGAGTAGATAAG ACTACAATCATATGGGATGCTCACACAGGAGAAGCAAAGCAGCAGTTCCCGTTCCATTCAG CACCTGCTCTGGATGTGGACTGGCAGAGCAACAACACGTTTGCCTCCTGCAGTACAGACATGTGCATCCACGTGTGTAAGCTTGGCCAAGACAGGCCTATCAAGACATTCCAAGGACACACA AATGAAGTGAATGCAATCAAATGGGATCCAACCGGTAACCTGCTAGCCTCTTGCTCAGATGACATGACGCTGAAG ATCTGGAGTATGAAACAGGACACATGCGTTCATGATCTGCAAGCTCACAGCAAAGAGATCTACACTATCAAATGGAGCCCCACCGGTCCTGGAACCAACAACCCCAATGCCAATCTGATGCTTGCCAG CGCGTCCTTTGATTCGACGGTGCGGCTGTGGGATGTGGACCGAGGCATCTGCATCCACACGTTAACCAAACACCAGGAGCCTGTCTACAGTGTGGCCTTCAGCCCAGACGGCAGGCATCTGGCCAGCGGCTCCTTCGACAAGTGTGTTCACATCTGGAACACGCAG ACTGGCGCTTTAGTCCATAGTtacagggggacaggggggatCTTTGAAGTTTGCTGGAATGCAGCAGGTGACAAAGTGGGAGCAAGTGCATCAGATGGATCT GTTTGTGTATTAGATCTGCGGAAATAA
- the LOC124037792 gene encoding F-box-like/WD repeat-containing protein TBL1XR1 isoform X1 translates to MSISSDEVNFLVYRYLQESGFSHSAFTFGIESHISQSNINGALVPPAALISIIQKGLQYVEAEVSINEDGTLFDGRPIESLSLIDAVMPDVVQTRQQAYRDKLAQQQAAQAPPATTTNLAANAKNGENTANGEENGAHTLANLAHADEVLSVCHTDNHVDMMEVDGNVAIPQNKALVLRGHESEVFICAWNPVSDLLASGSGDSTARIWNLSDSSSTQLVLRHCIREGGQDVPSNKDVTSLDWNSEGTLLATGSYDGFARIWTKDGNLASTLGQHKGPIFALKWNKKGNFILSAGVDKTTIIWDAHTGEAKQQFPFHSAPALDVDWQSNNTFASCSTDMCIHVCKLGQDRPIKTFQGHTNEVNAIKWDPTGNLLASCSDDMTLKIWSMKQDTCVHDLQAHSKEIYTIKWSPTGPGTNNPNANLMLASASFDSTVRLWDVDRGICIHTLTKHQEPVYSVAFSPDGRHLASGSFDKCVHIWNTQTGALVHSYRGTGGIFEVCWNAAGDKVGASASDGSVCVLDLRK, encoded by the exons ATGAGCATAAGCAGTGATGAGGTCAACTTTCTTGTGTACAGATACCTACAGGAGTCAG GATTTTCCCACTCAGCCTTCACGTTTGGCATAGAGAGCCACATCAGCCAGTCCAACATCAATGGAGCCCTGGTGCCCCCTGCTGCCCTCATCTCCATCATACAGAAGGGCCTGCAGTACGTGGAGGCCGAAGTCAGCATTAATGAG GACGGTACGCTGTTCGACGGACGGCCGATCGAGTCCCTGTCGCTCATCGACGCGGTAATGCCGGATGTGGTGCAGACACGGCAGCAGGCCTACCGAGACAAGCTGGCCCAGCAGCAGGCAGCCCAGGCCCCCCCGGCCACCACCACCAACTTGGCGGCCAATGCCAAGAACGGAGAGAACACGGCCAACGGCGAGGAGAACGGAGCTCACACCTTAGCTA ATCTTGCACATGCTGATGAGGTGCTCTCTGTGTGCCATACAGACAACCACGTCGACATGATGGAGGTGGATGGGAATGTGGCAATTCCCCAGAACAAAGCCTTGGTGCTCCGAGGTCACGAGTCAGAGGTGTTCATCTGCGCCTGGAACCCTGTCTCCGACCTGCTTGCATCTGG GTCTGGGGACTCGACGGCACGGATCTGGAACCTGAGTGACAGCAGCTCCACACAGCTTGTACTGAGGCACTGCATACGGGAGGGAGGTCAGGACGTCCCCAGCAACAAAGACGTCACATCATTAGACTGGAAC AGTGAGGGTACGTTACTAGCAACCGGCTCATATGATGGATTTGCCAGGATATGGACAAAGGATG GTAATCTTGCAAGTACCCTGGGTCAACACAAAGGTCCCATTTTTGCATTAAAATGGAACAAAAAAGGAAACTTTATTCTTAGTGCCGGAGTAGATAAG ACTACAATCATATGGGATGCTCACACAGGAGAAGCAAAGCAGCAGTTCCCGTTCCATTCAG CACCTGCTCTGGATGTGGACTGGCAGAGCAACAACACGTTTGCCTCCTGCAGTACAGACATGTGCATCCACGTGTGTAAGCTTGGCCAAGACAGGCCTATCAAGACATTCCAAGGACACACA AATGAAGTGAATGCAATCAAATGGGATCCAACCGGTAACCTGCTAGCCTCTTGCTCAGATGACATGACGCTGAAG ATCTGGAGTATGAAACAGGACACATGCGTTCATGATCTGCAAGCTCACAGCAAAGAGATCTACACTATCAAATGGAGCCCCACCGGTCCTGGAACCAACAACCCCAATGCCAATCTGATGCTTGCCAG CGCGTCCTTTGATTCGACGGTGCGGCTGTGGGATGTGGACCGAGGCATCTGCATCCACACGTTAACCAAACACCAGGAGCCTGTCTACAGTGTGGCCTTCAGCCCAGACGGCAGGCATCTGGCCAGCGGCTCCTTCGACAAGTGTGTTCACATCTGGAACACGCAG ACTGGCGCTTTAGTCCATAGTtacagggggacaggggggatCTTTGAAGTTTGCTGGAATGCAGCAGGTGACAAAGTGGGAGCAAGTGCATCAGATGGATCT GTTTGTGTATTAGATCTGCGGAAATAA